From Lutra lutra chromosome 14, mLutLut1.2, whole genome shotgun sequence, a single genomic window includes:
- the SCD gene encoding stearoyl-CoA desaturase, which produces MPAHLLQEEISSSYTTTTTITAPSSRILQNGGGKLEKPSLYLEGDIRPEMKDDIYDPSYKDPEGPKPKVEYVWRNIILMFLLHVGALYGITLVPTCKTYTWIWGFLYYLLSALGITAGAHRLWSHRTYKARLPLRLFLIIANTMAFQNDVYEWARDHRAHHKFSETHADPHNSRRGFFFSHVGWLLVRKHPAVKEKGGLLDLSDLKAEKLVMFQRRYYKSGILLMCFILPTFVPCYCWGETFQHSLFVATLLRYAIVLNATWLVNSAAHLYGYRPYDKNINPRENILVSLGAVGEGFHNYHHSFPYDYSASEYRWHINFTTFFIDCMAALGLAYDRKRVSKAAVLARIKRTGDGSYKSG; this is translated from the exons ATGCCGGCCCACTTGCTGCAAGAGGAG ATCTCTAGCTCCtacactaccaccaccaccatcaccgcACCTTCCTCCAGGATCCTGCAGAATGGAGGCGGCAAGTTGGAGAAGCCTTCTCTGTACTTGGAAGGAGACATCCGCCCTGAAATGAAAGACGACATCTATGACCCAAGCTACAAAGATCCAGAGGGCCCAAAGCCCAAGGTTGAGTATGTTTGGAGAAACATCATCCTTATGTTTCTGCTGCACGTGGGAGCCCTGTACGGGATCACGCTGGTTCCCACCTGCAAGACCTACACCTGGATCTGGG GATTCCTCTACTATTTGCTCAGTGCTCTGGGCATAACAGCAGGAGCTCATCGCCTGTGGAGTCACCGGACTTACAAAGCTCGGCTGCCCCTGAGGCTCTTCCTGATCATTGCCAACACGATGGCCTTCCAG AACGACGTGTATGAATGGGCCCGAGATCACCGTGCCCACCACAAGTTTTCAGAAACGCATGCCGATCCTCACAATTCCCGGCGTGGTTTTTTCTTCTCTCACGTGGGTTGGCTGCTTGTGCGCAAACACCCAGCTGTCAAGGAGAAGGGTGGTTTGCTAGACTTGTCTGACCTCAAGGCTGAGAAGCTGGTGATGTTCCAGAGAAG GTACTACAAATCCGGCATTCTGCTGATGTGCTTTATCCTGCCCACCTTTGTGCCCTGCTATTGCTGGGGCGAGACCTTTCAGCACAGCTTATTCGTCGCCACTCTGTTGCGTTACGCCATCGTGCTCAACGCCACGTGGCTGGTGAACAGCGCTGCCCACCTGTATGGATACCGCCCTTATGACAAGAACATTAACCCCCGAGAGAACATCCTGGTGTCCCTGGGAGCTGTAG GGGAGGGCTTCCACAACTACCACCACTCCTTCCCCTACGACTACTCTGCCAGCGAGTACCGCTGGCACATCAACTTCACCACCTTCTTTATTGATTGCATGGCTGCCCTCGGTCTCGCTTACGACCGGAAGAGAGTATCCAAGGCTGCTGTCTTGGCCAGGATTAAAAGAACTGGAGACGGAAGCTACAAGAGTGGCTGA